In one window of Tellurirhabdus rosea DNA:
- a CDS encoding ferritin-like domain-containing protein, whose product MSKMFSTSAEARKTELRLEPVGRRLFLRMAGAAAATTSLMVAGCSKDSITEEISARGGARIAAGVDLGSGEIGILNYAYALEQLEAAFYDMVVNMPYGGMNDEERMILKAIRDHEVVHREFFKKLLGGYAIPELEVDFSAVNFKDRISVLTTARTFEDLGVGAYNGAGKYLSLPKNLVAAGKIVSVEARHAATIRYLLAPKTGHFAGYDVVNDGTGLDLALEPTEVLPKAQAFIKTPIMAKDFPTA is encoded by the coding sequence CTGAGGCCCGGAAAACGGAACTTCGTCTGGAGCCGGTGGGCCGTCGCCTGTTTCTACGCATGGCCGGGGCCGCCGCCGCTACCACGTCGCTGATGGTGGCCGGCTGCAGCAAAGACTCCATCACGGAGGAAATTTCGGCCCGCGGTGGCGCCCGTATCGCCGCCGGGGTGGATTTGGGCTCCGGGGAAATCGGCATTCTCAACTATGCCTACGCCCTGGAACAACTGGAAGCCGCTTTTTACGACATGGTCGTCAACATGCCCTACGGCGGCATGAACGATGAGGAACGGATGATTCTGAAAGCCATCCGCGACCACGAGGTAGTGCACCGCGAATTCTTCAAAAAACTGCTCGGCGGATACGCTATCCCGGAGCTGGAAGTAGACTTCAGCGCGGTGAATTTCAAGGACCGCATCAGCGTCCTGACCACCGCCCGGACATTCGAGGATCTGGGTGTGGGTGCTTACAACGGGGCCGGCAAGTACCTGTCGCTGCCCAAAAACCTGGTTGCCGCCGGGAAAATCGTGTCGGTGGAAGCCCGCCATGCCGCGACCATCCGTTATCTGCTGGCTCCCAAAACGGGCCATTTTGCCGGATACGATGTCGTCAACGATGGAACGGGTCTCGATCTGGCGCTGGAGCCTACGGAGGTGCTGCCCAAAGCACAGGCATTCATCAAAACTCCCATCATGGCAAAAGATTTTCCAACGGCTT